Proteins from a genomic interval of Xanthomonas sp. AM6:
- a CDS encoding alpha/beta hydrolase, with protein MRSPIARLALPAVLLGWALACHAQTIAPPARISMEHALATAIDGTPMPYEIGTLSVPENRDKPDSRPIQVGFARVKASRPSGAPPIFLLAGGPGTTMLDIVLDRDDTARRRVKAWQAYAEVADLVVVEQRGYTLRGERMELDTPALPLDQPMTTAQDIAITRDLARRAQAAYPQADLSGYSIAQIADDVDDLRRALGYDRISLVAASFGSQWAFAVLKRHPGRVARAVISATEPLDAGYDQPSQVFAAFQRIAAEADQAPALAPYLPPGGMIAAMQATRERLAAASVRVEVEHDGTRQQVALGLEDYQLALITYSANAATFPRFVLSAYHGHYDDWARDAIAWRAPETRALINPLINIGLDMSAPRKRLLWSDPALPLLGRWNFAAYLATKGEWATADAGDALRAPVLDPTPVLFVQGDWDTSTPLENTLALLPYFPNSRTVVLHRAQHNGTFALLRSRPELAAKVYAFLRDGDTRTLPAEAALDPVAFAAPAFPAPAPGSAAPAAVDERR; from the coding sequence ATGCGCAGCCCGATTGCCCGTCTCGCACTGCCTGCGGTCCTGCTCGGCTGGGCGCTGGCCTGCCACGCGCAGACGATCGCGCCGCCTGCGCGCATCAGCATGGAACACGCGCTCGCCACTGCGATCGACGGCACGCCGATGCCCTACGAGATCGGCACGCTGTCGGTGCCGGAGAACCGCGACAAACCGGATAGCCGCCCGATCCAGGTCGGCTTCGCCCGGGTCAAGGCCAGCCGCCCGAGCGGCGCGCCGCCGATCTTCCTGCTGGCGGGCGGGCCGGGCACGACGATGCTCGACATCGTGCTCGATCGCGACGACACCGCCAGGCGCCGCGTCAAGGCGTGGCAGGCCTATGCGGAGGTGGCCGACCTGGTGGTGGTCGAGCAGCGCGGCTACACCCTGCGCGGCGAACGGATGGAACTGGACACGCCGGCCTTGCCGCTGGACCAGCCGATGACCACCGCGCAGGACATCGCGATCACCCGCGACCTGGCGCGGCGCGCGCAGGCCGCCTATCCGCAGGCCGATCTGTCCGGCTATTCGATCGCGCAGATCGCCGACGACGTCGACGACCTGCGCAGGGCGCTGGGCTACGACAGGATCAGCCTGGTCGCCGCCAGCTTCGGTTCGCAGTGGGCGTTCGCGGTGCTCAAGCGCCATCCCGGGCGCGTGGCGCGCGCGGTGATCTCCGCCACCGAACCGCTGGACGCCGGCTACGACCAACCCTCGCAGGTGTTCGCCGCGTTCCAGCGCATCGCCGCCGAAGCCGACCAGGCGCCCGCGCTGGCGCCTTACCTGCCCCCCGGCGGCATGATCGCGGCGATGCAGGCGACGCGGGAGCGCCTGGCCGCCGCGTCGGTCCGCGTGGAGGTCGAGCACGACGGCACCCGGCAGCAGGTGGCGCTGGGGCTGGAGGACTACCAGCTCGCGCTGATCACCTACTCCGCGAACGCCGCGACCTTCCCGCGCTTCGTGCTCTCGGCCTACCACGGCCACTACGACGACTGGGCGCGCGACGCCATCGCCTGGCGCGCGCCGGAGACGCGCGCGCTGATCAATCCGCTGATCAACATCGGCCTGGACATGAGCGCGCCGCGCAAGCGCCTGCTGTGGAGCGACCCGGCGCTGCCGCTGCTCGGGCGCTGGAACTTCGCCGCGTATCTGGCGACCAAGGGCGAATGGGCCACCGCCGACGCCGGCGACGCGCTGCGCGCACCGGTGCTGGACCCGACCCCGGTGCTGTTCGTGCAGGGCGACTGGGACACCTCCACGCCGCTGGAGAACACCCTGGCGCTGCTGCCCTACTTCCCCAACAGCCGCACCGTGGTGCTGCATCGCGCGCAACACAACGGCACCTTCGCCCTGCTGCGCAGCCGGCCCGAGCTCGCCGCCAAGGTCTACGCGTTCCTGCGCGACGGCGACACCCGCACCCTGCCGGCGGAAGCGGCGCTGGACCCGGTGGCGTTCGCCGCGCCCGCGTTTCCCGCGCCCGCGCCCGGATCCGCTGCGCCCGCAGCGGTGGACGAGCGCCGTTGA
- a CDS encoding ABC transporter transmembrane domain-containing protein produces MNDPSADQAKSLRKLGSLRTLWPFVQRQRGLFCAWLLALAVSSSATLSLPVAVRQMIDHGFSDGGRINQSFALLFAVAVVLAIATAMRFYFVSLLGEKVVADLRGRLYAHLIGLHAGFHDRNRSGELVSRLSADSELLRGVIGSTMSVALRSTVTVVGSIVMLFVTSPHLAAYALLGIPLAVLPIVLGARRLQKISRASQDRVADANTLAAETLGAVRTVQAHAREPYERGRFGQALALSVEVARRRVRAQALITATAIVLVFGAIVLVLWSGAHEVAAGELSAGALGQFVLYAMFGGGSVASLAEVWNDLQRAAGGMGRIAELFAERPEVVAPAQPRALPRPLRGEVRFDNVVFRYPQRPDHPALDGFDLHVRPGESVALVGPSGAGKSTVLSLLLRFHDPQSGAVRVDGADLRDLDPAQLREGIGLVPQHPTLFAASAADNIRYGRLDASEAEVEAAARAAEADTFIRQLPGGYASELGERGARLSGGQQQRIAIARALLKDAPILLLDEATSALDAQSEHAVQQALERLMAGRTTLVIAHRLATVLKADRIVVMDHGRIVAQGTHAELLAQGGLYAELARLQFID; encoded by the coding sequence ATGAACGATCCGTCGGCCGACCAGGCCAAGTCGCTGCGCAAGCTCGGCAGCCTGCGCACTTTGTGGCCGTTCGTGCAGCGCCAGCGCGGCCTGTTCTGCGCCTGGCTGCTGGCGCTGGCGGTGTCCTCCAGCGCGACGCTGAGCCTGCCGGTGGCGGTGCGGCAGATGATCGACCACGGCTTCAGCGACGGCGGCCGGATCAACCAGTCCTTCGCGCTGCTGTTCGCGGTGGCGGTGGTGCTGGCGATCGCCACCGCGATGCGCTTCTACTTCGTGTCGCTGCTGGGCGAGAAGGTCGTCGCCGACCTGCGCGGGCGCCTGTACGCGCACCTGATCGGCCTGCACGCCGGCTTCCACGACCGCAACCGCAGCGGCGAACTGGTGTCGCGGCTGTCGGCCGACAGCGAGCTGCTGCGCGGGGTGATCGGCAGCACCATGTCGGTGGCGCTGCGCAGCACGGTGACGGTGGTCGGCAGCATCGTGATGCTGTTCGTGACCAGCCCGCACCTGGCCGCCTACGCGCTGCTCGGCATCCCGCTGGCGGTGTTGCCGATCGTGCTCGGCGCGCGCCGCCTGCAGAAGATCTCGCGCGCCAGCCAGGACCGCGTCGCCGACGCCAACACCCTGGCCGCCGAGACCCTGGGCGCGGTGCGCACGGTGCAGGCGCATGCGCGCGAACCCTACGAGCGCGGCCGCTTCGGCCAGGCGCTGGCGCTGTCGGTGGAGGTGGCGCGGCGCCGGGTGCGCGCGCAGGCGCTGATCACCGCCACCGCGATCGTGCTGGTGTTCGGCGCGATCGTGCTAGTGCTGTGGTCCGGCGCGCACGAGGTGGCGGCCGGCGAACTGAGCGCCGGCGCGCTCGGCCAGTTTGTGCTGTATGCGATGTTCGGCGGCGGCTCGGTGGCCTCGCTGGCCGAAGTCTGGAACGACCTGCAGCGCGCGGCCGGCGGCATGGGCCGCATCGCCGAGCTGTTCGCCGAACGCCCCGAGGTGGTGGCCCCGGCGCAGCCGCGCGCGCTGCCGCGGCCGCTGCGCGGCGAGGTGCGTTTCGACAACGTGGTGTTCCGCTATCCGCAGCGCCCCGACCATCCGGCGCTGGACGGCTTCGACCTGCACGTGCGGCCGGGCGAGAGCGTGGCCCTGGTCGGCCCCTCCGGCGCCGGCAAGAGCACCGTGCTGTCGCTGCTGCTGCGCTTCCACGATCCGCAATCCGGCGCGGTGCGGGTGGACGGCGCCGACCTGCGCGACCTGGACCCGGCCCAGCTGCGCGAGGGCATCGGCCTGGTGCCGCAACATCCGACCCTGTTCGCGGCCAGCGCGGCCGACAACATCCGCTACGGCCGGCTCGATGCCAGCGAGGCCGAGGTCGAGGCCGCGGCGCGCGCGGCCGAGGCCGATACGTTCATCCGCCAGTTGCCGGGCGGCTACGCCAGCGAACTGGGCGAGCGCGGCGCGCGCCTGTCCGGCGGCCAGCAGCAGCGCATCGCCATCGCCCGCGCCCTGCTCAAGGACGCGCCCATCCTGCTGCTGGACGAGGCCACCAGCGCGCTCGACGCGCAGAGCGAGCACGCCGTGCAGCAGGCGCTGGAACGGCTGATGGCCGGGCGCACCACGCTGGTGATCGCGCACCGCCTGGCGACCGTGCTCAAGGCCGACCGCATCGTGGTGATGGACCACGGCCGCATCGTCGCCCAGGGCACCCATGCCGAACTGCTGGCCCAGGGCGGCCTGTATGCGGAACTGGCGCGGCTGCAATTCATCGACTGA
- the pdxY gene encoding pyridoxal kinase — MNASAESHLIHGRRQRPDGPVPVDVISVQSQLVYGHAGNSAAMPPMRALGLRVAEIPTTLLSNAPFYDTLRGKVLPSDWFADLLLGASERGLPQRARMLVSGYFGSVGNGAAFADWLDATLPQCPTLRYCLDPVIGDTHTGPYVEPGLETVFAERLLPHAWLVTPNAFELGRLTGMPALAQDDAIAAAQALLARGPQWVLAHSVSGEAGQLVTLAVSREATYRWRSPLLPVDVAGTGDVLMSLLVAFLLRGDAFELAIGRAIAGVHAALEATLAADYEELDVLAAAPAALATPLRFAAERLA, encoded by the coding sequence ATGAATGCATCCGCCGAAAGCCACCTGATCCATGGCCGTCGCCAGCGCCCCGATGGGCCGGTGCCGGTCGATGTCATTTCCGTGCAGTCGCAACTGGTCTACGGCCATGCCGGCAACAGTGCGGCGATGCCGCCGATGCGCGCGTTGGGCCTGCGCGTGGCGGAGATCCCGACCACGCTGCTGAGCAATGCGCCGTTCTACGACACCTTGCGCGGCAAGGTGCTGCCGTCGGACTGGTTCGCCGACCTGCTGCTCGGCGCCAGCGAGCGCGGCCTGCCGCAGCGTGCGCGCATGCTGGTGTCCGGCTACTTCGGCAGCGTCGGCAACGGCGCCGCGTTCGCCGACTGGCTCGACGCCACGTTGCCGCAGTGCCCGACGCTGCGCTACTGCCTGGATCCGGTGATCGGCGATACGCACACCGGGCCGTACGTCGAACCTGGACTGGAAACGGTGTTCGCCGAACGCCTGCTGCCGCATGCGTGGCTGGTCACGCCGAACGCGTTCGAACTCGGGCGCCTGACCGGCATGCCGGCGCTGGCCCAGGACGACGCCATCGCCGCGGCGCAGGCCTTGCTGGCGCGCGGGCCGCAGTGGGTGCTGGCGCACAGCGTGAGCGGCGAGGCGGGGCAACTGGTGACGCTGGCGGTGAGCCGCGAGGCGACCTACCGCTGGCGCTCGCCGCTGTTGCCGGTGGACGTGGCCGGCACCGGCGACGTGCTGATGTCGCTGCTGGTCGCGTTCCTGCTGCGCGGCGATGCATTCGAACTGGCGATCGGCCGCGCCATCGCCGGCGTGCACGCGGCGCTGGAAGCGACCCTGGCCGCGGACTACGAGGAACTGGACGTGCTCGCCGCCGCACCCGCGGCGCTGGCCACGCCGCTGCGCTTCGCCGCCGAGCGCCTGGCGTGA
- a CDS encoding RNA polymerase sigma factor, with protein MDALVETSDEALMLAYAAGDAGAFEALYARHRGRLYHYLLRQLRDVALAEEMFQDVWQRVIAARQGWQPQAAFSTWLLRIAHNRLGDHWRAAKHRPAAPADADLRTASVPDPDTPERQLSAFEQRRQLQLALDDLPEDQREVLLLRLEQELSLEEIGQITGVGRETVKSRLRYAMDKLRARLGE; from the coding sequence GTGGACGCCCTGGTCGAAACGAGCGATGAAGCCCTGATGCTGGCCTATGCGGCCGGCGACGCCGGCGCGTTCGAGGCCCTGTACGCGCGTCACCGCGGCCGCCTCTACCACTACCTGCTGCGCCAGCTGCGCGACGTGGCGCTGGCCGAGGAGATGTTCCAGGACGTGTGGCAGCGGGTCATCGCCGCACGCCAGGGCTGGCAGCCGCAGGCCGCATTCAGTACCTGGCTGCTGCGCATCGCCCACAATCGGCTCGGCGACCACTGGCGCGCGGCCAAGCACCGCCCGGCCGCGCCGGCCGACGCCGACCTGCGCACCGCCAGCGTGCCGGATCCGGATACCCCGGAGCGGCAGCTGTCCGCGTTCGAACAGCGGCGCCAGCTGCAACTGGCGCTCGACGACCTGCCGGAGGACCAACGCGAAGTGCTGCTGCTGCGCCTGGAACAGGAACTGAGCCTGGAGGAGATCGGACAGATCACCGGAGTCGGCCGCGAGACGGTCAAGTCGCGGCTGCGCTATGCGATGGACAAACTGCGCGCGAGGCTGGGCGAATGA
- a CDS encoding prephenate dehydrogenase: MSLHPVVGIVGSAGAYGRWLGRFFRERMQLDVVGHDPADPQSLDPDALLQRAQVLIFSAPIRHTPALIGDYVRRAAGRERGQLWLDVTSVKREPVAAMLASQAEVAGLHPMTAPPKSPTLKGRVLVVCEARLSRWQAWLQQLCAALEAECVRTTPDHHDRVMALVQAMVHASHLAQAGVLREHAPTLGPLDALLPYRSASFELDTAIIARILALNPAIYEDIQFGNPHVGGVLDGLIAQLSRLRDQVGRGDDAARAQFRADFLDANRHALGEATIAHGNYSYERVGYLLADLTEQLTLSVYLPEDRAGSLRALLYVFERHGISLTSIHSSRTPAGELHFRIGFDPTTVAPALDAAAAEIDASGIGRVLPR; this comes from the coding sequence GTGAGCCTGCATCCGGTCGTCGGCATCGTCGGCAGCGCCGGCGCCTACGGCCGCTGGCTGGGCCGGTTCTTCCGCGAGCGCATGCAGCTGGACGTGGTCGGCCACGACCCGGCCGATCCGCAGTCGCTGGATCCCGACGCGCTGCTGCAGCGCGCGCAGGTGCTGATCTTCTCCGCGCCGATCCGGCATACGCCGGCGCTGATCGGCGACTACGTGCGCCGCGCCGCCGGCCGCGAACGCGGGCAATTGTGGCTGGACGTGACCTCGGTCAAGCGCGAGCCGGTGGCGGCGATGCTGGCCTCGCAGGCGGAGGTGGCCGGGTTGCACCCGATGACCGCGCCGCCGAAATCGCCGACGTTGAAGGGCCGCGTGCTGGTGGTGTGCGAAGCGCGGCTGTCGCGCTGGCAGGCGTGGCTGCAGCAGCTGTGCGCGGCGCTGGAGGCCGAATGCGTGCGCACCACGCCCGACCACCACGACCGGGTGATGGCGCTGGTGCAGGCGATGGTGCATGCCAGCCACCTGGCCCAGGCCGGCGTGCTGCGCGAGCACGCGCCGACGCTGGGCCCGCTGGACGCGCTGCTGCCGTACCGCTCGGCCTCGTTCGAGCTGGATACCGCGATCATCGCGCGCATCCTGGCGCTGAATCCGGCCATCTACGAGGACATCCAGTTCGGCAATCCGCATGTCGGCGGCGTGCTCGACGGCCTGATCGCGCAGCTGTCGCGGCTGCGCGACCAGGTCGGCCGCGGCGACGACGCGGCGCGCGCGCAGTTCCGCGCCGATTTCCTCGACGCCAACCGCCACGCGCTGGGCGAGGCGACGATCGCGCACGGCAACTACAGCTACGAACGGGTCGGCTACCTGCTCGCCGACCTCACCGAGCAACTGACCCTCAGCGTCTACCTGCCGGAGGATCGCGCCGGCTCGCTGCGCGCCTTGCTGTACGTGTTCGAACGCCACGGCATCAGCCTGACCTCGATCCATTCCTCGCGCACGCCGGCGGGCGAACTGCATTTCCGCATCGGCTTCGATCCGACGACCGTGGCGCCCGCGCTGGACGCGGCGGCGGCGGAGATCGACGCCAGCGGCATCGGCCGGGTGTTGCCGCGCTAG
- a CDS encoding YigZ family protein codes for MPDTLPHPVSHSVDIKHSRFLAQAAPIADANAAMAFVQQVAVADATHNCWAYRFGDEYRSSDDGEPAGTAGRPILAAIDGQGFDRVAVVVTRWYGGIKLGAGGLVRAYGGSAAECLRLAPRQPLLALSLLTLHCEFDDLGIVHAALGACAAEKLDERFDADGAELRLRLPSDRLDALKTRLRDATRNRVRCSESSPA; via the coding sequence ATGCCCGATACGCTCCCCCATCCCGTCAGCCACAGCGTGGACATCAAGCACAGCCGCTTCCTGGCCCAGGCGGCGCCGATCGCCGACGCCAATGCGGCAATGGCGTTCGTGCAGCAGGTCGCGGTGGCCGACGCCACCCACAACTGCTGGGCCTACCGGTTCGGCGACGAGTACCGCTCCAGCGACGACGGCGAACCGGCCGGCACCGCCGGCAGGCCGATCCTGGCGGCGATCGATGGCCAGGGCTTCGACCGCGTGGCGGTGGTGGTCACGCGCTGGTACGGCGGCATCAAGCTCGGCGCCGGCGGCCTGGTCCGCGCCTACGGTGGCAGCGCCGCCGAGTGCCTGCGGCTGGCGCCGCGGCAGCCGCTGCTGGCGCTGAGCCTGCTGACCCTGCACTGCGAGTTCGACGATCTGGGCATCGTGCACGCGGCGCTGGGCGCCTGCGCCGCCGAGAAACTCGATGAACGCTTCGACGCCGATGGCGCCGAACTGCGCCTGCGCCTGCCCAGCGATCGCCTCGACGCCTTGAAAACCCGGCTGCGCGACGCCACTCGGAACAGGGTCCGCTGCTCGGAATCCTCCCCCGCATGA
- a CDS encoding EAL domain-containing protein — MFKPSAIARQDQPDGHASIQTAAALCGLLPPGSDVAIACGDGAVGRLFGATPHAPAWLPALVLRSLTESVTAPAQALLHVLRTPDGACVAVAARLEQPLAAPQRAAWCEMAAAFGLALLETERMRARIEGLEKSKQLQQALYEIADLAGADLEMGQMLQHVHSVLASLMYAENCYIVEYDEEQQSMRFLYFCDKHDDFVADPEQLYFQRDMPSSLTFALLRHGQAVRGPSEQVRERLRVRYDRRHGPDSKDWLGVPMLREGRVCGAIVVQNYDRAMHYTDADRALLAYVAQHVLTAMDRRHAQVQLERRVQLRTQELQRANHDLQDEILERKRAETLQLALFRIAELAIRSESLQQFYAEVHAIVGGLIDARNLYIALLSDDGKMLEFVYSVDEYSPRRPLRRRGKGLTEYVMRKRQPSLLGLADIEALVAQGEVQEYGTRSHSWLGVPLFDEGEVVGAIVVQSYTTQVRFTEYDQRLLTFVAHNVGGGLARQRAQERLQLAHAELEQRVAERTRELAEVNQQLLAQIAERWRAEQRLTHQALHDALTGLPNRSHLLDRLGEAISRARNGDGMSFAVLFLDLDRFKLVNDSIGHAAGDEMLVEVAKRIVSTIRSDDVVARLGGDEFAILVQCADGLEGARELAQRLLGVLGQPMWVAGRELFPSGSLGIAAWHPRYSSGEELLRDADAAMYRAKAQTQDRCAVFDEAMREAALRSLDLEADLRRAIKNGDFEPFYQPIVRLGDGQVTGHEALLRWRHESRGLLVPSQFIDLGEDSGLIEQVDWLLYEQVIQRLARGGDGYVSVNVSPRHFRSPDFTDRLFGLIDTAGADPRRLRVEITEVALLDDAPRTLTILQALRERGVLAQLDDFGTGFSALSYLHRFPISALKIDQSFVAGLHGDSGTGSYALVRSILALAGTLGIETIGEGIETEQQLATLRELGCDYGQGYLLGRPAQHD; from the coding sequence ATGTTCAAGCCGTCCGCGATCGCCCGCCAGGATCAACCCGACGGCCACGCTTCCATACAGACCGCAGCCGCGCTGTGCGGCTTGCTGCCGCCGGGCAGCGATGTGGCCATCGCCTGCGGCGACGGCGCGGTCGGGCGCCTGTTCGGCGCCACGCCGCATGCGCCGGCATGGCTGCCGGCGCTGGTGCTGCGCAGCCTCACCGAAAGCGTGACCGCGCCCGCGCAGGCGCTGCTGCACGTGCTGCGCACGCCGGACGGCGCCTGCGTGGCCGTGGCCGCACGGCTGGAACAGCCGCTGGCCGCGCCGCAGCGCGCGGCCTGGTGCGAGATGGCGGCCGCGTTCGGCCTGGCGCTGCTGGAAACGGAGCGGATGCGCGCGCGCATCGAGGGCCTGGAGAAATCCAAGCAGCTGCAGCAGGCGCTGTACGAGATCGCCGACCTGGCCGGCGCGGACCTGGAAATGGGGCAGATGCTGCAGCACGTGCATTCGGTGCTGGCCTCGCTGATGTACGCGGAGAACTGCTACATCGTCGAGTACGACGAAGAGCAGCAAAGCATGCGTTTCCTGTATTTCTGCGACAAGCACGACGACTTCGTCGCCGACCCGGAGCAGCTGTACTTCCAGCGCGACATGCCCAGCAGCCTCACCTTCGCCCTGCTGCGCCACGGCCAGGCGGTGCGCGGGCCGTCCGAGCAGGTGCGCGAACGCCTGCGGGTGCGCTACGACCGCCGCCATGGGCCGGACAGCAAGGATTGGCTGGGCGTGCCGATGCTGCGCGAGGGCCGCGTCTGCGGCGCGATCGTGGTGCAGAACTACGACCGTGCGATGCACTACACCGACGCCGACCGCGCGCTGCTGGCCTACGTCGCCCAGCACGTGCTGACCGCGATGGACCGGCGCCACGCGCAGGTGCAGCTGGAGCGGCGCGTGCAGCTGCGCACCCAGGAGCTGCAGCGCGCCAACCACGACCTGCAGGACGAGATCCTGGAGCGCAAGCGCGCCGAAACCCTGCAGCTGGCGCTGTTCCGCATCGCCGAGCTGGCGATCCGCTCGGAGAGCCTGCAGCAGTTCTACGCCGAGGTGCATGCCATCGTCGGCGGGCTGATCGATGCGCGCAACCTGTACATCGCCCTGCTGTCCGACGACGGCAAGATGCTGGAATTCGTCTACTCGGTGGACGAGTACAGCCCGCGGCGGCCGCTGCGCCGGCGCGGCAAGGGCCTGACCGAATACGTGATGCGCAAGCGCCAGCCGTCGTTGCTGGGACTGGCGGACATCGAGGCGCTGGTGGCGCAGGGCGAGGTGCAGGAGTACGGCACGCGCTCGCACAGCTGGCTCGGCGTGCCGCTGTTCGACGAGGGCGAGGTGGTCGGCGCGATCGTGGTGCAGAGCTACACCACACAGGTGCGCTTCACCGAATACGACCAGCGCCTGCTGACCTTCGTCGCCCACAACGTCGGCGGCGGCCTGGCGCGGCAACGCGCGCAGGAGCGGCTGCAGCTGGCGCATGCCGAACTGGAGCAGCGCGTGGCCGAGCGCACCCGCGAGCTGGCCGAGGTCAACCAGCAACTGTTGGCGCAGATCGCCGAGCGCTGGCGCGCCGAGCAGCGCCTGACCCACCAGGCGCTGCACGACGCGCTGACCGGGCTGCCGAACCGCTCGCACCTGCTGGACCGGCTCGGCGAAGCGATCAGCCGCGCGCGCAACGGCGACGGCATGTCCTTCGCGGTGCTGTTCCTGGACCTGGACCGCTTCAAGCTGGTCAACGACAGCATCGGCCATGCCGCCGGCGACGAGATGCTGGTGGAGGTGGCCAAGCGCATCGTGTCCACCATCCGCAGCGACGACGTAGTCGCGCGCCTGGGCGGCGACGAGTTCGCGATCCTGGTGCAGTGCGCGGACGGCCTGGAGGGCGCGCGCGAACTGGCGCAGCGCCTGCTCGGCGTGCTCGGCCAGCCGATGTGGGTGGCCGGCCGCGAGCTGTTCCCGTCCGGCAGCCTGGGCATCGCGGCCTGGCATCCGCGCTACAGCAGCGGCGAGGAACTGCTGCGCGACGCGGACGCGGCGATGTACCGGGCCAAGGCGCAGACCCAGGACCGCTGCGCGGTGTTCGACGAGGCGATGCGCGAGGCGGCGCTGCGCAGCCTGGACCTGGAGGCGGACCTGCGGCGGGCGATCAAGAACGGCGACTTCGAGCCGTTCTATCAGCCGATCGTGCGCCTGGGCGACGGCCAGGTGACCGGCCACGAGGCGCTGCTGCGCTGGCGTCACGAGAGCCGCGGACTATTGGTGCCCAGCCAGTTCATCGATCTGGGCGAGGACAGCGGGCTGATCGAGCAGGTGGACTGGCTGCTGTACGAGCAGGTGATCCAGCGCCTGGCCCGGGGCGGCGACGGCTACGTCTCGGTCAACGTGTCGCCGCGGCATTTCCGTTCACCGGACTTCACCGATCGGCTGTTCGGCCTGATCGATACCGCCGGTGCCGATCCGCGGCGCTTGCGGGTGGAGATCACGGAGGTGGCGCTGCTCGACGATGCGCCGCGGACGTTGACGATCCTGCAGGCGCTGCGCGAGCGGGGGGTGTTGGCGCAGTTGGACGATTTCGGCACGGGATTCTCGGCCTTGTCGTATCTGCATCGGTTTCCGATCTCGGCGCTGAAGATCGACCAGAGTTTCGTGGCCGGGCTGCATGGGGACAGCGGGACCGGCAGTTACGCGCTGGTGCGCAGCATCCTGGCGTTGGCCGGTACGCTGGGGATCGAGACGATCGGGGAAGGGATCGAGACGGAGCAGCAGTTGGCGACGTTGCGCGAGTTGGGGTGCGATTATGGGCAGGGGTATCTGTTGGGGCGGCCTGCGCAGCACGATTGA
- the dnaJ gene encoding molecular chaperone DnaJ, giving the protein MSKRDYYEVLGVARTASDDELKKAYRRCAMKFHPDRNPGDHAAEAAFKECKEAYEVLSDGNKRRMYDAHGHAAFEHGMGGMGGGGPGGPDMGDIFGDIFGNIFGGAGGGGRASRRGADIGYVLELDLEEAVAGIERRIEIPTLGECEHCHGSGSEDGKVETCTTCQGRGQVRIQRGIFAMQQSCPHCAGRGQIVQNPCGTCHGAGRVEETKVLSVKIPAGVDNGDRIRLSGEGEAGPAGTPPGDLYVEVRVREHPIFQRDGDDLHCEVPIRISQAALGDTVRVATLGGEAEIRIPAETQTGKLFRLRGKGVRSVRSRSEGDLYCRVVVETPVNLTADQRKLLEQFESTFTGEDARKHSPKSATFIDGVKGFWDRMTS; this is encoded by the coding sequence ATGAGCAAACGCGACTACTACGAAGTGCTGGGCGTGGCCCGTACCGCCAGCGACGACGAGCTGAAGAAGGCCTATCGCCGCTGCGCGATGAAGTTCCACCCCGACCGCAATCCGGGCGACCACGCGGCCGAGGCGGCCTTCAAGGAGTGCAAGGAGGCCTACGAGGTCCTGTCCGACGGCAACAAGCGGCGCATGTACGACGCGCACGGGCACGCCGCGTTCGAGCACGGCATGGGCGGAATGGGCGGCGGCGGCCCCGGCGGCCCGGACATGGGCGACATCTTCGGCGACATCTTCGGCAACATCTTCGGCGGTGCCGGCGGCGGTGGCCGCGCGTCGCGTCGCGGTGCCGACATCGGCTACGTGCTGGAGCTGGACCTGGAAGAGGCGGTGGCCGGGATCGAACGGCGCATCGAGATCCCGACCCTGGGCGAATGCGAGCACTGCCACGGCAGCGGCTCGGAAGACGGCAAGGTCGAGACCTGCACGACGTGCCAGGGCCGCGGCCAGGTGCGCATCCAGCGCGGCATCTTCGCGATGCAGCAGAGCTGCCCGCACTGCGCCGGGCGCGGCCAGATCGTGCAGAACCCGTGCGGCACCTGCCACGGCGCCGGCCGCGTCGAGGAGACCAAGGTGCTGTCGGTGAAGATTCCGGCCGGCGTGGACAACGGCGACCGCATCCGCCTGTCCGGCGAGGGCGAGGCCGGTCCGGCCGGTACCCCGCCCGGCGACCTGTACGTGGAAGTGCGGGTGCGCGAGCATCCGATCTTCCAGCGCGACGGCGACGACCTGCACTGCGAGGTGCCGATCCGCATCTCCCAGGCCGCGCTCGGCGACACCGTGCGCGTGGCCACGCTCGGCGGCGAGGCGGAGATCCGCATCCCCGCCGAGACCCAGACCGGCAAGTTGTTCCGCCTGCGCGGCAAGGGCGTGCGTTCGGTGCGCAGCCGCAGCGAAGGCGACCTGTACTGCCGCGTGGTGGTGGAGACCCCGGTCAACCTCACCGCCGACCAGCGCAAGCTGCTGGAGCAGTTCGAGTCCACCTTCACCGGCGAGGACGCGCGCAAGCATTCGCCCAAGTCGGCGACCTTCATCGATGGGGTCAAGGGGTTCTGGGACCGGATGACGTCGTGA